One Spinacia oleracea cultivar Varoflay chromosome 4, BTI_SOV_V1, whole genome shotgun sequence DNA segment encodes these proteins:
- the LOC110801677 gene encoding mechanosensitive ion channel protein 9-like isoform X1 — MMSTQQPSKGKITDDSATLPVSNANSHEILPGSPICDTSVNILEDKSVTPPSVLKMNHPPPYQIPEVCSWSSLPYILFGLLFLPFSLTIFLCFATIAATAALPLLVVFYVVTRLFQFTRHGEGYDNATLLKVYIRTWIFLDMLLLLVSAGVFSVIVKHVPLLKHVTLTGLSLTDWIHVYCVIFGIYVFSLFISTFANTTIPLVPLDRRESGVNVSEGVTEIFDCLIFWLAEFEVMKRVPTFKHHKMLGLYSKNWIEASLFILIVYNIISLSTHAIMWLLQKFVCEKLDPGLNEKQTLYLVIEKLMSRKYLVYFANGIKHSMNYIFFSLFLLLVWVLYFGSHLEGTTRAKNVIEYGTWTCICFFICSVLWLIKTCVILSWKARSVYSRLRIKILEGGKQLYFLGIIGRHSYDIFNVLHKETSDTVDLASRGNILTSILCDESDEEFSCLDKSDYVVDSNGKDFSSKRKKVVKDELLIMHQVPTMYDVQEAALYFLNARNDLLNEKYTSDILEQLKSCSEDGNYHSRSTEEYLKRLVEVGNTAHVETQDSPRDTKLGKKVKQEWGYFEDQLHEYTADSLEDSTSSFETSLEIWMERAHNNCLVLANTLSSAEEVVDCLNKIISTLLIAATFILWLLISGLATTKVLVLIASPSIAVTFIFRDVCKTVFYGIVFAYVVHPFDVGDLCFIDENLMEVKTIGIWKTTFTKVSTQEEVIYSNPQLAQKSSINYKTDFNWNDCLEFDADSLEKETIRNLKKEIEQYLEGNKDKFRPGFNCVEVVPAVASGENIKIAVNFRHNVKLKNNTYFQCLKEKRNLRSEIVLYVQNLIDQNKNAGSKSKTSEKSADCAEEKTETSNDSLICK, encoded by the exons ATGATGAGTACCCAACAGccctcaaaaggaaaaataacagATGATTCTGCAACATTACCAGTATCTAATGCTAATTCTCATGAGATTTTACCCGGGAGCCCAATCTGTGATACCTCTGTAAACATTTTAGAGGATAAATCAGTTACACCACCTTCTGTCCTGAAGATGAATCATCCGCCACCATATCAGATACCTGAAGTATGCTCATGGTCATCCCTGCCTTATATACTGTTTGGCCTTCTTTTTCTTCCATTTTCTTTAACAATTTTCTTATGCTTCGCTACAATTGCAGCCACTGCAGCATTACCGCTGCTAGTGGTTTTCTATGTCGTTACTCGATTGTTTCAGTTTACTAGGCATGGTGAAGGCTATGATAATGCCACTTTGCTTAAGGTTTACATCAGAACTTGGATATTCTTGGATATGTTGTTGTTACTGGTATCTGCAGGGGTATTCTCTGTAATTGTTAAACATGTTCCGCTCTTAAAACATGTTACCTTAACCGGGTTGTCGTTAACAGATTGGATACACGTATACTGCGTGATCTTTGGCATCTATGTTTTTAGCTTATTCATTTCAACATTTGCCAATACTACCATACCATTAGTCCCGTTGGATCGTAGAGAGAGCGGAGTTAATGTTTCTGAAGGAGTGACTGAGATATTTGACTGTCTTATTTTCTGGTTAGCGGAGTTTGAAGTTATGAAACGAGTCCCTACTTTTAAGCACCATAAAATGTTGGGGTTGTACAGTAAAAACTGGATTGAAGCCTCTCTTTTCATCCTCATTGTGTACAATATCATTAGCTTGTCTACTCATGCAATCATGTGGTTGTTACAGAAGTTTGTTTGTGAGAAACTCGATCCAGGattaaatgaaaaacaaacattaTATTTGGTGATAGAAAAGTTGATGAGCAGGAAATATCTAGTATATTTCGCCAATGGAATTAAACACAGCATGAACTACATCTTCTTCTCATTGTTTCTTCTACTTGTTTGGGTTTTGTATTTTGGGTCCCACTTAGAAGGAACCACTCGGGCTAAAAATGTTATTGAATACGGAACTTGGACTTGTATCTGTTTCTTTATCTGTTCTGTTCTTTGGCTGATTAAAACTTGTGTAATACTTTCATGGAAGGCTCGTTCAGTTTACAGCAGATTGAGGATCAAAATATTGGAAGGTGGAAAGCAATTgtacttccttggtatcattgGTCGTCATAGCTACGACATCTTCAACGTTCTGCATAAGGAAACAAGTGATACTGTTGATTTAGCATCCCGTGGTAATATCCTTACTTCAATTCTGTGTGATGAGTCTGATGAAGAGTTTTCATGTTTGGATAAGTCTGACTATGTGGTGGATAGTAATGGGAAGGATTTTTCGAGTAAAAGGAAGAAAGTAGTTAAGGATGAGTTGTTAATAATGCACCAGGTTCCTACTATGTATGATGTACAAGAAGCAGCTCTGTACTTTCTGAATGCTAGAAATGATTTGTTGAATGAGAAGTATACGTCTGACATCCTCGAACAATTGAAGAGCTGTAGTGAAGACGGAAACTATCATAG CAGAAGTACCGAAGAATATCTAAAGAGACTTGTCGAAGTTGGAAACACTGCACATGTCGAAACCCAAGATTCGCCCAGGGATACAAAACTAGGGAAGAAAGTGAAGCAAGAATGGGGCTATTTTGAAGATCAGCTGCATGAATATACTGCGGATTCTTTGGAAGACAGTACATCATCTTTCGAAACAAGTCTTGAAATATGGATG GAAAGGGCACACAACAATTGTTTAGTTCTCGCTAATACATTAAGTAGCGCTGAAGAGGTTGTGGACTGTTTGAACAAAATCATCAGTACGCTTCTGATAGCTGCAACTTTCATATTGTGGCTGCTTATATCTGGCCTAGCTACCACAAAAGTACTTGTGCTCATCGCATCACCATCGATagctgtaacttttatattcaGAGATGTTTGCAAGACGGTGTTTTATGGGATCGTGTTTGCGTACGTGGTGCATCCTTTTGATGTTGGTGATTTATGTTTCATCGACGAAAATCTG ATGGAGGTAAAAACAATTGGCATTTGGAAAACAACCTTCACAAAAGTTTCTACACAAGAGGAGGTGATATATTCTAATCCACAATTAGCCCAAAAAAGCAGCATCAACTACAAAACGGATTTCAACTGGAACGATTGTTTAGAGTTTGATGCAGACTCTCTAGAGAAGGAAACAATCAGGAATCTTAAAAAGGAAATCGAACA ATACCTTGAAGGCAACAAAGATAAATTTAGACCAGGTTTCAACTGTGTGGAAGTAGTGCCTGCTGTGGCTTCTGGAGAAAACATCAAGATAGCTGTTAATTTTAGACACAATGTGAAGCTTAAGAACAACACCTACTTTCAATGTCTCAAGGAAAAGCGCAATCTACGGTCAGAAATCGTTCTCTATGTACAAAACCTAATTGATCAAAACAAAAATGCAggatcaaaatcaaaaacttCAG AAAAATCTGCAGACTGCGCTGAAGAAAAGACGGAGACATCAAATGACAGCTTAATATGTAAATGA
- the LOC110801677 gene encoding mechanosensitive ion channel protein 9-like isoform X3 yields the protein MMSTQQPSKGKITDDSATLPVSNANSHEILPGSPICDTSVNILEDKSVTPPSVLKMNHPPPYQIPEVCSWSSLPYILFGLLFLPFSLTIFLCFATIAATAALPLLVVFYVVTRLFQFTRHGEGYDNATLLKVYIRTWIFLDMLLLLVSAGVFSVIVKHVPLLKHVTLTGLSLTDWIHVYCVIFGIYVFSLFISTFANTTIPLVPLDRRESGVNVSEGVTEIFDCLIFWLAEFEVMKRVPTFKHHKMLGLYSKNWIEASLFILIVYNIISLSTHAIMWLLQKFVCEKLDPGLNEKQTLYLVIEKLMSRKYLVYFANGIKHSMNYIFFSLFLLLVWVLYFGSHLEGTTRAKNVIEYGTWTCICFFICSVLWLIKTCVILSWKARSVYSRLRIKILEGGKQLYFLGIIGRHSYDIFNVLHKETSDTVDLASRGNILTSILCDESDEEFSCLDKSDYVVDSNGKDFSSKRKKVVKDELLIMHQVPTMYDVQEAALYFLNARNDLLNEKYTSDILEQLKSCSEDGNYHSRSTEEYLKRLVEVGNTAHVETQDSPRDTKLGKKVKQEWGYFEDQLHEYTADSLEDSTSSFETSLEIWMERAHNNCLVLANTLSSAEEVVDCLNKIISTLLIAATFILWLLISGLATTKVLVLIASPSIAVTFIFRDVCKTVFYGIVFAYVVHPFDVGDLCFIDENLMEVKTIGIWKTTFTKVSTQEEVIYSNPQLAQKSSINYKTDFNWNDCLEFDADSLEKETIRNLKKEIEQYLEGNKDKFRPGFNCVEVVPAVASGENIKIAVNFRHNVKLKNNTYFQCLKEKRNLRSEIVLYVQNLIDQNKNAGSKSKTSDCAEEKTETSNDSLICK from the exons ATGATGAGTACCCAACAGccctcaaaaggaaaaataacagATGATTCTGCAACATTACCAGTATCTAATGCTAATTCTCATGAGATTTTACCCGGGAGCCCAATCTGTGATACCTCTGTAAACATTTTAGAGGATAAATCAGTTACACCACCTTCTGTCCTGAAGATGAATCATCCGCCACCATATCAGATACCTGAAGTATGCTCATGGTCATCCCTGCCTTATATACTGTTTGGCCTTCTTTTTCTTCCATTTTCTTTAACAATTTTCTTATGCTTCGCTACAATTGCAGCCACTGCAGCATTACCGCTGCTAGTGGTTTTCTATGTCGTTACTCGATTGTTTCAGTTTACTAGGCATGGTGAAGGCTATGATAATGCCACTTTGCTTAAGGTTTACATCAGAACTTGGATATTCTTGGATATGTTGTTGTTACTGGTATCTGCAGGGGTATTCTCTGTAATTGTTAAACATGTTCCGCTCTTAAAACATGTTACCTTAACCGGGTTGTCGTTAACAGATTGGATACACGTATACTGCGTGATCTTTGGCATCTATGTTTTTAGCTTATTCATTTCAACATTTGCCAATACTACCATACCATTAGTCCCGTTGGATCGTAGAGAGAGCGGAGTTAATGTTTCTGAAGGAGTGACTGAGATATTTGACTGTCTTATTTTCTGGTTAGCGGAGTTTGAAGTTATGAAACGAGTCCCTACTTTTAAGCACCATAAAATGTTGGGGTTGTACAGTAAAAACTGGATTGAAGCCTCTCTTTTCATCCTCATTGTGTACAATATCATTAGCTTGTCTACTCATGCAATCATGTGGTTGTTACAGAAGTTTGTTTGTGAGAAACTCGATCCAGGattaaatgaaaaacaaacattaTATTTGGTGATAGAAAAGTTGATGAGCAGGAAATATCTAGTATATTTCGCCAATGGAATTAAACACAGCATGAACTACATCTTCTTCTCATTGTTTCTTCTACTTGTTTGGGTTTTGTATTTTGGGTCCCACTTAGAAGGAACCACTCGGGCTAAAAATGTTATTGAATACGGAACTTGGACTTGTATCTGTTTCTTTATCTGTTCTGTTCTTTGGCTGATTAAAACTTGTGTAATACTTTCATGGAAGGCTCGTTCAGTTTACAGCAGATTGAGGATCAAAATATTGGAAGGTGGAAAGCAATTgtacttccttggtatcattgGTCGTCATAGCTACGACATCTTCAACGTTCTGCATAAGGAAACAAGTGATACTGTTGATTTAGCATCCCGTGGTAATATCCTTACTTCAATTCTGTGTGATGAGTCTGATGAAGAGTTTTCATGTTTGGATAAGTCTGACTATGTGGTGGATAGTAATGGGAAGGATTTTTCGAGTAAAAGGAAGAAAGTAGTTAAGGATGAGTTGTTAATAATGCACCAGGTTCCTACTATGTATGATGTACAAGAAGCAGCTCTGTACTTTCTGAATGCTAGAAATGATTTGTTGAATGAGAAGTATACGTCTGACATCCTCGAACAATTGAAGAGCTGTAGTGAAGACGGAAACTATCATAG CAGAAGTACCGAAGAATATCTAAAGAGACTTGTCGAAGTTGGAAACACTGCACATGTCGAAACCCAAGATTCGCCCAGGGATACAAAACTAGGGAAGAAAGTGAAGCAAGAATGGGGCTATTTTGAAGATCAGCTGCATGAATATACTGCGGATTCTTTGGAAGACAGTACATCATCTTTCGAAACAAGTCTTGAAATATGGATG GAAAGGGCACACAACAATTGTTTAGTTCTCGCTAATACATTAAGTAGCGCTGAAGAGGTTGTGGACTGTTTGAACAAAATCATCAGTACGCTTCTGATAGCTGCAACTTTCATATTGTGGCTGCTTATATCTGGCCTAGCTACCACAAAAGTACTTGTGCTCATCGCATCACCATCGATagctgtaacttttatattcaGAGATGTTTGCAAGACGGTGTTTTATGGGATCGTGTTTGCGTACGTGGTGCATCCTTTTGATGTTGGTGATTTATGTTTCATCGACGAAAATCTG ATGGAGGTAAAAACAATTGGCATTTGGAAAACAACCTTCACAAAAGTTTCTACACAAGAGGAGGTGATATATTCTAATCCACAATTAGCCCAAAAAAGCAGCATCAACTACAAAACGGATTTCAACTGGAACGATTGTTTAGAGTTTGATGCAGACTCTCTAGAGAAGGAAACAATCAGGAATCTTAAAAAGGAAATCGAACA ATACCTTGAAGGCAACAAAGATAAATTTAGACCAGGTTTCAACTGTGTGGAAGTAGTGCCTGCTGTGGCTTCTGGAGAAAACATCAAGATAGCTGTTAATTTTAGACACAATGTGAAGCTTAAGAACAACACCTACTTTCAATGTCTCAAGGAAAAGCGCAATCTACGGTCAGAAATCGTTCTCTATGTACAAAACCTAATTGATCAAAACAAAAATGCAggatcaaaatcaaaaacttCAG ACTGCGCTGAAGAAAAGACGGAGACATCAAATGACAGCTTAATATGTAAATGA